CTGCATTTTCTAATCGCTTTCCTCCAGCCTTAATGGTCAATTCATCAATACCTGAAGACTGAAGTTGCTTATCTGCAGATTCCAAGAGTGCATTCGCTTCAGCAAGTTGTTCATCGGTAAAGTGTACAACTGCACCTAATGCTAACTGCTTATTTTCACGCCAGTGAGTTCCGTCATAGTAAAGATAGTCTGTTGCGTTGGTATAAGCGAGCCTGTTCGCATACTCTCTTGCAAGAACTCCTGCTTCCCCAACATCAGAGTAATCATCTGGTTTTAATGTTTCTCTATTGAAAGCATCTGGAGCCACGTAGCCTTTGGATGTTTTTATAGTTCTATTGTAGAATCGCACAGCACTACCCCAGATGGAATCTAACTCTGCTTTATCAAGTGGTGGTACACATTTCTGTGCCTGCTCATCAAAACCATACCTAGCTTCTTGGGTCACGCCTAACCGTTTGAGAATTTTCGCAGCAAATACAGACATCGTTGAATTACGACTCCCTTGCTGGATCGGTCCACTTGGAGGAGTATAGAAGTCTGCATCGAAATCTTCCTCGTCTTCAATAGAAACAACTTGAAACAAATCTTCATCAATAGTTAGCCATGAATCATGCCATATAACCTGCGCATTTGGATTTCCAAAGAAGAACCTTGCCGCATCCTTGGCATGATCATCAAAAAACTTGTATTGATTACAGAGTTCTTCCTTCATTGCTACATAGATGTCTTTATCTGTTACCTCATTAATTTGGAAGTAGATATGAAACTTGGGTCTAGGTGCTTTGCCACCTTTAGCCTTCAAATGACTTCTACTGGTTACCAAGGCAAAATTGTAATCCGCAAAGATTTCTTTTAATCGTTCTACAGTTATCCATTCTTCTGGATTTTCAGAATGGTCATTATCAATATCCATGACCAAAACGTTCGACTGGATGAAATTGGTATTTGAGCGTGTATTGTTTAAAAACAGCCCTGCCACATGGTCGAATTGCACAACAGTTTGTAGCGATATTTCATCAGTAATAGTTACTTGATTGGGATAAACCGTGGTTGTCTGAACCCCAGTCTGTCCAGAATGAGATAAGGTAAATTGCATTATATACCCTCCAAATGTAATTAATGATGTGTGGAGATTTTTCCCTCCTACCTTATTAGGTAGAACTACGGCTGATTTTTCCGCCCCTTAATAAAACTTTTTTCAAAAAAAAATAATCTTCCTTTATATAGCCAGAGGGAGATTATTTTTATGTATAACAAATTAAAAAAATATTTATAAAAAAGCGGAAAATTACATCCCAGTATTACCTATATATGTGTAAGGGATGAAAAACATCGATTCAAAAAATTTTTCATAAAAACCGGAATTTCTGTTCACATCTCTACCTAATAAGATAGGAGGTCACAAAATGACTCAAGAAATAACTGTGAATCATAATGATGAACTGGTCGATACACTCACCGCCATCAGCGTCATCTCAAAGCAACTCGCTCGTAAGATAAAGGAGGAAGAAAGCAATGAGCAAAATGAAAGAACTGAATAGACTAATTCATGAAATGGAGGAAACCGCAAAATACTACCTTCGCTTGGTAGATGAATTCAAGAAACTCCTCTCTTCTGAGGAAGAAACAGTAACAAAACCTGATCAATCTAAACCAGAACCACAAAAGGAAATTCAATTAGAGGATATCCGTGCTGTACTTGCCTCGAAAGCAAAAGATGGCTATAAGGAAGATGTCCGTGCTCTTCTAAACGCTTACGGTGCTTCTTCTCTATCAGCACTTGATCCAAAACACTTTGCGGCAGTACTTGAAGAAGCAGGAGGGATTGGTAATGACTAACCACGCCATTCTATCCGCATCTGCATCACATCGTTGGTTGAACTGCCCACCATCTGTTCGCCTAACAGAGGAACTACCAGGCACAACATCTGAGTTTGCTCTTGAAGGTACTGATGCTCACGAGTTGTGTGCTTATCTAGTCGAGAAAGCTTTAGGGAGGAATGCGCGTGATCCAACTGAGGATTTAGCATTTTACAACGATGAAATGCAGAATTGCGCAGAAGAATACCGCAACTATGTCATGGAACAAGTTGAGAAAGCCAAAGGCTACTCTCGTGACCCCACAGTTCTTATCGAACAACGACTTGACTTTTCCAAATGGGTGCCTGATGGCTTTGGAACTGGGGATTGCCTCATCGTAGCAGACGGACTTCTTCAGGTAATTGACTACAAGCACGGGCTTGGTGTTCTAGTTGATGCAGTCCATAACCCACAAATGATGTGTTATGCACTTGGAGCACTTGAGATGTTTGATGGACTTTATGATTTCGATAAAGTTACCATGACAATCTTTCAACCACGAAAACATAACATTTCTACCTTTGAGATGGAAAAAGCTGAGTTGCTTGAATGGGCTGAAAACGTACTCGCTCCAAAAGCTGAACTTGCATTCAAAGGTGAGGGGGAGATACAATCTGGTAAACACTGCCAATTCTGTAAACTCAAGAATGTCTGTCGAAAGCGTGCTGAGGATAATTTGGCACTAGCCAAGATGGAGTTTGCGGATCCAGCTTCCCTTGATAACGAGGATATCGCTGATATTTTGCCTAAACTAGATTTGTTGATTTCATGGGCAAACGACATCAAAGCTTATGCTTTAAATCAAGCAACAGATGGACATCCTATCCCAGGATACAAACTGGTTGAAGGTCGCTCTGTTCGTAAATTCTCAAATGAGTCAGCCGTTAGCCAAGCAGTGATTGAAGCAGGCTATGACCCTTATGAGAAGAAACTGCTCACTATCACTGCCATGACTAAGTTACTTGGCAAGAAAACTTTTAACGACCTACTTGGTGGTCTCGTAATAAAACCAAGTGGTAAACCAACACTCGTTCCAATTGACGATGGCCGTCAAGAGATGAACCTTGCAAAAAATGAATTTAAAGAGGATTAACTATATGACAACTAAAGTAATAACAGGACCAAACACTCGCTTCAGCTACTTAAATGCCAACGAACCAAAATCTATCAATGGTAGCACTCCCAAGTATAGTGCCTCTCTCATCATCCCAAAAGAGGATACCGTCACCATTAACAAAATCAAGGCTGCTATTGAACAAGCCTATAAAGAAGGTGAGTCAAAGTTAAAGGGCAACGGTAAATCTGTACCTGCTCTATCTACTCTGAAAACTCCCCTACGTGACGGTGACCTTGAACGCCCTGATGATGAAGCATACAAAAATGCATACTTTGTAAATGCCAACTCACCTCACAAACCTGGTGTAGTTGATGGTAATCGTCAAGAAATCATTGATACCTCAGAATTGTACTCTGGTATCTATGGTCGTGCTTCAATCACCTTCTACGCATTTAATTCCAATGGTAATAAAGGTATTGCTTGCGGTTTGAATAACTTGCAAAAATTGCGTGATGGCGAGCCACTCGGTGGTCGTACTCGTGCTGAGGATGATTTTGCGACTGAAGATGATGATGACTTTTTGAACTAGAACTAGAAATGGAGAATGAGATTGATTATGTATACTATTTTAACTTGTACAATTATGGGACTCTGGGTGCTAATCGGACTATACTTCGGGTATATGACCATAAGAGATGACATTCGAAATGAAATTGAACGTAGGGCAAAGCAAAATAAAGAAAAACTTAGCCAAACGCCACTCAGTCGGAAAAATAAATAAAACTTTAGGTGGCAGTACTTCTGTCACTTTTTTCAGAAAGGACAAACTATGCCGATTAAAGAACTCAGCATTGACATCGAAACCTATTGTGAAATTGACTTACGAAAATCTGGTGTATATCGCTATGCGGAAGATGACAGTTTTGAACTCCTTTTAATTGCGGTTTCTGTCGATAATGGACCAGTGACTGTATATGACTTAACGAAAGAGAATTTTCCACAAGATATCCTTGAGGCCTTGGTGAATGATAGTGTCATTAAATGGGCATTCAACGCTTCATTTGAGCGAATTTGCCTATCCAACTGGCTCAAGAAATATCATCCTGAATTCTTATCAGATGGATTTCTCTCGCCCAATTCATGGCGGTGTAGCATGATTTGGTCCGCATATTTAGGACTCCCACTTTCATTAGAAGGGGTTGGAACAGTTCTCAAACTCAAAGACAAAAAGATGAGAGAGGGGGCTGACCTCATTCGCTACTTCTGCGTGCCTTGTAAGCCAACAAAAGTCAATGGGGGACGAATTCGTAACTTTCCTCATCACGCACCTAACAAGTGGTCTACATTTATCAATTACAACAGACGTGATGTTGAGGTCGAATTGGCCATTAAGGAACGGGTGAAAAACTTCCCAGTACCTAGCTTCGTTTGGAATGAGTACCACCAGGATCAGATTATCAATGACCGTGGTATTGGCATAGATATTGATTTTGTCAAAGCTGCTATCAAAATAGACGGAGAGAGCAAAGCTAAAATCCAAGAAGAACTAAAAGCCTTAACAGGTCTTGAAAATCCTAACTCAGTCCTGCAGATGATTGGCTGGTTACGTGATCACGGAGTAACTACAGATTCACTCGACAAAAAAACTGTGAAAGAACTTCTCAAAACGGTTGATGAAACAACTGCTCAAGTTCTCAAACTTCGTCAGCAAGCTGCCAAATCAAGTGTCTCCAAATACCAGGCCATGATGAACTGTGTTTGTAAAGACGGTCGAGCAAGAGGAATGTTTCAATTCTATGGAGCTAACCGTACAGGGCGTTGGGCTGGACGCTTAGTGCAACTTCAGAACTTACCACAGAACCATCTTCCTGACCTTGGGGAAGCTAGAAAACTTTTCAAAACCGGTGACTTAGAAGCTACTGAGCTAATCTACGACACACAAGATACCTTATCTCAACTTATCCGAACAGCCTTTATCCCTAGTAAAGGAAAGAAATTCATTGTTTGCGACTTTTCAGCAATCGAAGCTCGTGTACTCTCCCACTTAGCTGGAGAGAGATGGCGCAGTAAAGTATTTGAACAAGGGAAAGACATCTACTGTATGTCCGCTTCTCAGATGTTTGGAGTACCAGTTGAAAAGCATGGACAAAATTCCAAACTCAGACAAAAAGGGAAAATTGCGGAGCTTGCATGTGGCTATGGTGGTTCAGTCGGGGCACTCAAAGCCATGGGTGCCATTGACATGGGACTATCTGAGGAAGAACTCCAACCACTTGTAAGTTCATGGCGGCAAGCCAATCCGAATATCGTTCTCTTCTGGTGGGATGTAGACAGGGCGGTTAAAACTGCTGTTAAAAAGCTAAATCCAACATCAACTCACGGTATTCAATTTGAAGTTAAAAGTGGCATTTTATTCATCACCCTACCATCTGGTCATCAACTCGCCTACGTCAAACCTAAAATTGGTGAGAACCAATTCGGAGGGGAATCTGTCACCTACGAAGGGACTGGAACTGCCAAACGTTGGGAGAGACTAGAAAGTTACGGTCCAAAGTTTGTGGAGAACATTGTCCAAGCTATCAGTAGAGACATTCTTACTTACTCCTTGATGCAACTGAAAGAGTTTGAAATTGTTGGCCATGTCCATGATGAAGTAATAATCGAATGTCCTATGGAACAAAAACTTGATGAGATTGCATCATTAATGGGAATTGCACCAGACTGGATGTCCGACATTAATCTACGCGCCGACGGATACGAATGCTTATTCTATCAGAAAGATTAGCAAAAAATCGCCACCTCAATACGAGATGGCGATTTTCAATTATTGATTTAGTTCTTTATATACCTCCTTTGCGAGTGCATGTGCTTTCTTGATTGCAGCATAGCCTTGAGTCTTTTTCATCCCCATTTTGGCGATGATTTCTTGCTTGGTAATCTCATAATTACCATATATCAGTTTTAAAATTTTGCCATGCTTAGGACTACGTTGATATACTTCTTCAATCAACTCCTTCAAAGTTTCATTCAGCATAAGTGTTTCTTCATAGGATGAAATAGCTGAAGGATCATAGCCATACGACCTCATATCATCCTTGCTTTCCATCATTTCTTCAAGTGATGTTGTATCAAGTTTACTCCTAGAATGGCGACTTAGATACTCATGAACATCAGCATTGAATATTTTCATAGTGATATCAAACTCTTCTAGAGTAACTGGTACAAAACCAACTAATACTGATTTACCTCCAAATTTAAAGGTTCTTAAATTATTACGATTGATTTTCAGCACACTTAGCATCACTTTATCCTTAATCACAAATGGTGCTAGCACTTCTCCCGACAGACAAGGACGACCATCATATGATTTCTGGGATTCATAACGGTAGGGATTATTGTTAGATTGACTATGGTTTACTTGGTTTGCCATATTTTGTCTCGCTTTCATCGCATAGCAAAGAAAATGAGACAATAGACTCAACAAAAATATTTAATTCTGATTGCATAAGCACTTCCTTTGCTTAATATACAATCAGTAGACTTGAAATACTGATATTTGAATTTTGATACCTACACCTCAAGTCGTGCTAGCAAACGAATATAGGTTTCATGCAAATGTAAGCCATTACAAAGAAATTTCACAAGTTATGAAAGTTTCGTGATATAATAAGAGAAAACTAGAAATCTCGAGTAACTTACTTACATTGCTATTGTAAGATAATGAAATCAAAAAGTATTTGTCCTCTTTTTGACCAATTTTTGACCAATTTTTTCATTGAAAGGAGAATATTATTTGCAAGAATTTAATTTTTCCTCATATTTAAAACTTCTGTTACCTGGGATGACAACTTTAAAGCAGGGGCCGCTCGGTATAACACTACTTGAGCCGTTATCTAATTTAAACGGTATTACAACATCAATAGATGATCGAAAAATTACTCGCCTCGTACAAAGAAAAATTGAAGTTGATAGTGCTTTTATCCAAGCTTCAAACGATTACAACATTATCCAAGCAACGCTAAAAAATTTTGAAAAGAATATCTGTTCTGACTTACGCATACATAATAAGCAAGATATTTTCGACAACATATTAAAGTGCATCAACAGTGATTCAGAAGCATCTCCGAAAAAGTATGATGAACTAGCAAGATACTTAGAAAATGGGCAAGAAGTTGAGTTTTTAACTTATTCTTTTCTATATGCCCTTAACAAGACGAATAAGATGACTGATTCTGCACCTAGAATTGAGGATATTGAGCTTTTACAACAGGTTCGTAATAAATGTCCTCTCTGTCAGAAACCATTAACACGTCAAAAAAAAGACACTACAATCCGAGCATACAAAATAGTAGAGATATTCTCTTCCAATCTTGACAAGGATACTGCAGATAAATTTAAGAATTTCATGCCCCCGCCAGCTAAATTAGATTCATACGATAATAAAATCCCTTTATGTATTCAAGACGCTAACGAGTATGAAAACTATGCTGATATTGACGAATATGAAAAGTTACTGTCCATTAAACAAGAAATTCAGAAGTTAACTGAGATTCAAGAAGTTATGAATCACGGAAATCTTGAAACACAAATCACCGAAGTCATAGATGCACTAAACGATTATACTGGAAGCTCAAGCTCAACAACCCTGAATATGACCGCCCTTAAACTCAATCAGAAAATCTTACCTGAGCACAGTGTTTTAAGGGGAACAGTTCAATATCACGTACTTACTTATTTCTCATACATAAAAGACTTGTTTGCTGAAAATAGTAATTTCATAATGATTCAATGTGATATAAAAAAAGTTTTTACTCAATTAGCTAATACCAATCTCTCACAACCAGAGATCGTAGAAAATCTTGCCAATTGGCTCTTAAATCAATCAAAACTGAGCAATGGACATTTAGACGCATGTAAAATTATCGTATCTTACTTTATCCAAAATTGTGAGGTGTTCAATGAAATTACCGAATAAAGCAGTTTCTTATAAGAAAAGCATATTGCCTCTCTTTCCCATCATCTTAGAAGCACTACGAAATAATGATTATTCTCCAAGAGAACTCTATATAAAACTCTATAAAAAAATAGACAGTATCACGCTATTTACTGATGCAGTGACCTGTCTATATGCTCTTAAGAAAATCGATATGAATGAAAACGGGATGCTGTATTATGTTAAAACAAATTAGTTGTGATAAATTTTTAGAAAAAGGAAAAATTAGAGAGCCAATCGTATTTCATCCTGGATTAAATACAGTCATGGGTAGCGAAAATGCTGCTAACTCTATTGGTAAGTCTACTTTCCTTCTAATAGTTGATTTTATTTTTGGAGGAAGTGACTATGTCGAAGAAGCCTACGATATTGTTGAAAACGTAGGCCATCATACAATTAAATATGAATTCGTTTTTGATAACCAGTCATACTACTTCTCTCGTTCAACTGATAATTCTACTACCTTCAATAAATGTGACAGTAACTATACGGTTATTAAACGTTTAGATAAGGAAGCATACTGTCACTTTCTAAAGCAAAAATATAAAATGAACTATCCGTTCATTCAGTTTAGAGCCTCCATAAGTCCCTTTATACGTGCTTGGGGCAGAGAAACTATCGATAATAAGAAACCACTAAAAGCTGCAAAAGACTCCCCAGATAAACAGGGTATCGATACACTATTACGTTTGTTCAATAGATATAGTGAAATAGAGCAGCAGAAAAAATATATCGAAGATGCTGAAGATAGAAAGAAAGTCTTTGTGGCTGCTCAAAAATATAAGTTCATTGCTACAGTCCAGAATAAAACTGAATATAAGGACAACGAAAAAAGAATACAAGAACTAGAACAGGAAATAAATCAACTTACCAGAGAAAGTGATAGCGGTTTGGTTGATTTAGACTCTATTCAGGCACAACAATTATCAGAACTTAGACATCAATTATCTGATGCAAAACGCCAGCGCTCTAGCTTATTGTCTCAAAAACGAAGCTTTGAAGCAGAACGCAATCCTAAAAGGCAGCAATTTCAAAAAGATTTTGAATCGCTACAACAATTCTTTCCTAATGTAGACATCAAAACGATTTCTGAAATTGAGTCCTTCCATCAGCAACTTACATCCGTTTTAAGTGCAGAATACAGAGAATCGGCTAAAACATTACAAAACCTTATTAATCTAACTAATTCTCAAGTGAATCAATTAGAGGATAAAATATCCCAAATTAGTAACGTATCAAACGTCTCTCAGTCAATATTGGAACAGTATGCTTATTTACAACGAGAAATCACTCAACTTAGAGATTCCAATGAAAGTTTTAAACAAAAAGAAAAGCTGTCGGATGAAATCCGCGCTTTAAATAATGCCTATAATCAACTAATGAGAGCCATCCTGGATGATATTGAAGAAAGACTCAATTCAAGAATGTCTACCATAAATGATAAAATCTATAATGGTACTAAAACCAGTCCTAAAATATCATTAAAATCAGCAAAATCCTATGAGTTTTACACTCCACAAGATAGGGGAACTGGTTCTGAGTATAAAGGACTTATTCTTTTTGATATAGCTATGCTACAACTTACTAACCTTCCGATTATTGGTCATGACTCATTCTTTCTAAAACAAATTCAAGATGAAGGACTGGAAGGCATCTTACAATGCTATCTTGAACAAAAAAAGCAAGTGTTCATCACTTTTGATAAAGAAAAATCATATTCAAAAAAATGCCAAGAAATTCTAAAACAAACCGAGGTACTTAGGTTATATCCAAATGGAGGAGAGTTATTTGGTAGTGCTTGGAATAATAAAATATCAGAATAGCTATGAAAAAAGGCTGGGAACTCTCGATGGAGTCCCAACCTTTTTTTATCTCAATTTAGCATATAGTCTATCAAAGAGCTCATCAAGCTCCCTCTGATTGTCCTCATGATTATCTACAATACCTAATACAAGTTTGTTAAGTTGTTATCTCTCAATTTCGTTTATTTTTGGTATAGGAATACGTTTTAGATAATTCGCTGAATTATTCACTGTTGGATTAATAGAATGAATAATTTCATTGACTATAGCAGAATTAAGCAATGCTAAAATAAATAGTAAATCTGATGATATTTTTGGAAAAATACCTACAATACTTTGATCAAATACACTGTCTTCCATTAGACAAGCACGAACTTTTTTACTTTTAAGCATTGGAGTTGCAATGCCATATTTGAAATAATAGCTACTATTCTGAAATCGTGCTTTTTTAAAAACATGATAATCATTAATCTCACTCTTATCCCATCTAATATACCAATCTACTTCAGGCTTATGATATGGAGTTTTCAAACTCCCTTTTACTAATGGAATGTAGCTATTTGGAACATCGGTTCCATTGATATTCGCACATTCAGTAAAAATATCACTATCAACAACAATATCATAGCTACAACTACAGTTTAGGTAATCAGGAACGATTACTGTGCTGTTCTTCCTCGTGAAAGTCTACGATTTTGTAATTTTTTCCAAGCTTTTCTGAGTTCTATCACAGAGTTAATCTCTAAACCAATCTTTTCAACTAATATTTTATTATCTAACTCATTTATTAGCACTTCGATATTATCACTCCCGTTTTGACGAATAAATTCGTCAATTTTATTAAATAGTATATCAATCTCAGCATCTGTTACTTTCTTAGCATCAAAAATATTCGGAAGCATTATCTTTGAGACCTCACTAGGTAATATTTCAAGTACACCTCCACCATAACTTCTCCCCTCAAGCTCTGAAAATAACAAACCAACAGTTGTATAGTAGGCAACAATTAATCTTTTCCCATCAGCATGATTTTTCAACCTAACTCTGTGCATTGTATCTGTGCTTACCGCAGATACTTCTTCTGTATTCAACATAACTTTAGGGAATTGGTAATTTCTCCTCAAAAAGAAAATATCTGGACTCCACACCGAAGGGACTTTGTACCACTCATCACGAATTCTCGTTTTATAAGAAGTATTGTGGCTATTTTCTTCTCCCCATTTTATGTAATTATTCACACCATCTTTAAATTCACTTTTTTCATATGGACTGAGATCCAATAAGTATGTTCTAGCCCCTGACTCAATATTTTCTTCCCAATCTTCTTTTTGAAATTGGACTCCCTTAATATTTACGCTTCTAGCTATTAATGGTTTACAATACTTTCTTAAGTCATATTTTTCCACAATTTCTTCATTGATACAGAAGTATGCATTATTACCTGTTGTAATTCCAACTTCACACTTAGCAACATCTGAAAATTCAACAAATTCATTACTTTGCTTAATGGTATTAATTAAGTGAATTTGTTCGTTATTTAGAAAATATCTTGTCCACTTATTAGATTCTTTATCAACATTCATAAACTCAAACTCATTTAATGAATGTTCCTGTAAATCATCTGCATTTTTAAAAGGTACAACTTTTATAGAATGTTCTTTGTCACCTTTTATTTTTTCACCAAGAAGAAGAACCACTTCTTGCTCTATATCATCAAACACTAAATCATCAAATGTAACTATGGTACATCTATTAAGTTCTGTTAGTAAAAATTTCCTCAAATCCTCTGAATACTTTACTTGTAATAATTCCGCAGGAATGACTAACCCAATTCGACTCGAACTATCCATACAACTAATACATGCTACTGTAAATGAAACCCAGGCATTGATTAATTTATTGGGCTTCATTTTGTTTTTAGTTAAAATCTCACTTTGTTCTTCTCTCTGTTCTTCAGTTAAGTATTGATATCTAATATAAGGAGGATTTCCCAAGATTCCTTGAAATCTCATCTTATCTAATCCATTCTTGTAAGCATGATAGAAATCATCATTGACCACGACATTTAATGAGTCCCCATCAACCTCTGTTTGATTTTTCTGATGCCAACCAGAAATATGATGAAACCTACTTAACTGAGCTGCTATATGAGAAGTTTCCTCATCTATTTCAATTGCAAGAATACTAGAAGATTTATCTACATTTTCAGATTTAAGACTCCTTAAAAATACTCCGTCACCTACGCTCGGTTCTAAGATCTTTTTGATATTAGTTTCTTGATTCAAAACCCACTTTGTAACAAAATCTGCTATTAATTGTGGGGTAAAATACCGTCCACTTAACTTCTCAATTGATGCATTTTCTTTTAATAACACTTTCTTCGCTCCTTTTCAAAAATCCATATATTTCACAATTTCTATTGTGTGACGATATTAGCATAGGCTTGGATTTATATCAACACATAAGAAAATTAGTAAACTTATTCACCAGTAATTTCAATTAAGAACTCATCCGTTGTTCCATCAACTTTATAAAGAGTCATTATTTTTCCTAACAGATTACGATTTTTTATAATATCTCTTGCTTCACCCCAAGATAAACTTACATTCGGTTGTTTCTGCTGATAACTCTTCGTATCGGTTCTCTCATCATATTTCAATGTTAATGTATATGGTCCATACTCAATTCCTTCTATAATGAAGTGAAATTTAGCTTCTGTAAAATAATTATATGTCGGTTTACCTTCACGATTCGACCAAATAAGTTGGTTAAACACTTCATTGTAGAAATAGCTCTGCTGATCAATATCATACGCTCCTTTTTTCATTAGCATAGAACCTGTCGAGTTAGTTCTACTATTAGAAGGAATTGTTAAATCTCTTTCTTTCAGCTCTTTGGATTTCCATACTTCACTTACTGTTCCTGATAATGTAGATGTTAAAACAGGACTTGTTTTATTAACCTTAATACCTCCATCATTATTTTTTGAATTCTTAGTTAAATTTTGCTTTTTCTTAATAGGAGTAAGTTTCATTTGTTTGACAGTCTTACTACGAATAGAAGATTTACCTAAACTAATTTTTACCCTATTAATTGTTTCGTCAATTACTCGTCCATCTGAAAGCAAGTCATCCACAAGATTATTATTATCTACTTTTAAAACGTTACTTGTGTTTACCCCATCTTCATTTTCAGCATCTACAAAAGACAACAATTGTTGATATCCTTTAAGAAAATCATCATAAAATTTTTTATCAGAATCATCGGTTAAGTCTAACTCTAAACTTACGTTATTCTCAATATTCCTATGAAAACCACCTACGGTAAAGTTAGAACTACCAATTACTGCATAAGCCCTCTCGTTTTCTTCATCAATTAATAACAATGATTTCGCATGAAAAATAGTTGTTTGCGAACCCGTATCAACGACAAAAACACTTACGCCAGTATCAACTAACGCTCTTAATCCCTGGGATGAAGTTGAACCATTTCTAATACCAATAACAGCAGTAAAATCAGTCTCCTCTTCAAGTAACTCCCGTATTTCTAACACACTGTCCTCTCTTAGAAACGCAGAATAATAAATTGCTTTGTTATGTTTCTTACACAGTGTTTCCTTAACAATATCTGCAAAACTTATATCATCTAAACGTTGAATTGAATAATCTACTTTTGCCATAATTTCTCCTCGACACAAAATATATTTTTAAAAATTATATCAAAAAT
This region of Streptococcus suis genomic DNA includes:
- a CDS encoding DUF2800 domain-containing protein — its product is MTNHAILSASASHRWLNCPPSVRLTEELPGTTSEFALEGTDAHELCAYLVEKALGRNARDPTEDLAFYNDEMQNCAEEYRNYVMEQVEKAKGYSRDPTVLIEQRLDFSKWVPDGFGTGDCLIVADGLLQVIDYKHGLGVLVDAVHNPQMMCYALGALEMFDGLYDFDKVTMTIFQPRKHNISTFEMEKAELLEWAENVLAPKAELAFKGEGEIQSGKHCQFCKLKNVCRKRAEDNLALAKMEFADPASLDNEDIADILPKLDLLISWANDIKAYALNQATDGHPIPGYKLVEGRSVRKFSNESAVSQAVIEAGYDPYEKKLLTITAMTKLLGKKTFNDLLGGLVIKPSGKPTLVPIDDGRQEMNLAKNEFKED
- a CDS encoding DUF2815 family protein, which gives rise to MTTKVITGPNTRFSYLNANEPKSINGSTPKYSASLIIPKEDTVTINKIKAAIEQAYKEGESKLKGNGKSVPALSTLKTPLRDGDLERPDDEAYKNAYFVNANSPHKPGVVDGNRQEIIDTSELYSGIYGRASITFYAFNSNGNKGIACGLNNLQKLRDGEPLGGRTRAEDDFATEDDDDFLN
- a CDS encoding DNA polymerase translates to MPIKELSIDIETYCEIDLRKSGVYRYAEDDSFELLLIAVSVDNGPVTVYDLTKENFPQDILEALVNDSVIKWAFNASFERICLSNWLKKYHPEFLSDGFLSPNSWRCSMIWSAYLGLPLSLEGVGTVLKLKDKKMREGADLIRYFCVPCKPTKVNGGRIRNFPHHAPNKWSTFINYNRRDVEVELAIKERVKNFPVPSFVWNEYHQDQIINDRGIGIDIDFVKAAIKIDGESKAKIQEELKALTGLENPNSVLQMIGWLRDHGVTTDSLDKKTVKELLKTVDETTAQVLKLRQQAAKSSVSKYQAMMNCVCKDGRARGMFQFYGANRTGRWAGRLVQLQNLPQNHLPDLGEARKLFKTGDLEATELIYDTQDTLSQLIRTAFIPSKGKKFIVCDFSAIEARVLSHLAGERWRSKVFEQGKDIYCMSASQMFGVPVEKHGQNSKLRQKGKIAELACGYGGSVGALKAMGAIDMGLSEEELQPLVSSWRQANPNIVLFWWDVDRAVKTAVKKLNPTSTHGIQFEVKSGILFITLPSGHQLAYVKPKIGENQFGGESVTYEGTGTAKRWERLESYGPKFVENIVQAISRDILTYSLMQLKEFEIVGHVHDEVIIECPMEQKLDEIASLMGIAPDWMSDINLRADGYECLFYQKD
- a CDS encoding ABC-three component system protein, with protein sequence MQEFNFSSYLKLLLPGMTTLKQGPLGITLLEPLSNLNGITTSIDDRKITRLVQRKIEVDSAFIQASNDYNIIQATLKNFEKNICSDLRIHNKQDIFDNILKCINSDSEASPKKYDELARYLENGQEVEFLTYSFLYALNKTNKMTDSAPRIEDIELLQQVRNKCPLCQKPLTRQKKDTTIRAYKIVEIFSSNLDKDTADKFKNFMPPPAKLDSYDNKIPLCIQDANEYENYADIDEYEKLLSIKQEIQKLTEIQEVMNHGNLETQITEVIDALNDYTGSSSSTTLNMTALKLNQKILPEHSVLRGTVQYHVLTYFSYIKDLFAENSNFIMIQCDIKKVFTQLANTNLSQPEIVENLANWLLNQSKLSNGHLDACKIIVSYFIQNCEVFNEITE
- a CDS encoding ABC-three component system middle component 7; the encoded protein is MKLPNKAVSYKKSILPLFPIILEALRNNDYSPRELYIKLYKKIDSITLFTDAVTCLYALKKIDMNENGMLYYVKTN
- a CDS encoding DUF2326 domain-containing protein gives rise to the protein MLKQISCDKFLEKGKIREPIVFHPGLNTVMGSENAANSIGKSTFLLIVDFIFGGSDYVEEAYDIVENVGHHTIKYEFVFDNQSYYFSRSTDNSTTFNKCDSNYTVIKRLDKEAYCHFLKQKYKMNYPFIQFRASISPFIRAWGRETIDNKKPLKAAKDSPDKQGIDTLLRLFNRYSEIEQQKKYIEDAEDRKKVFVAAQKYKFIATVQNKTEYKDNEKRIQELEQEINQLTRESDSGLVDLDSIQAQQLSELRHQLSDAKRQRSSLLSQKRSFEAERNPKRQQFQKDFESLQQFFPNVDIKTISEIESFHQQLTSVLSAEYRESAKTLQNLINLTNSQVNQLEDKISQISNVSNVSQSILEQYAYLQREITQLRDSNESFKQKEKLSDEIRALNNAYNQLMRAILDDIEERLNSRMSTINDKIYNGTKTSPKISLKSAKSYEFYTPQDRGTGSEYKGLILFDIAMLQLTNLPIIGHDSFFLKQIQDEGLEGILQCYLEQKKQVFITFDKEKSYSKKCQEILKQTEVLRLYPNGGELFGSAWNNKISE